The Pan troglodytes isolate AG18354 chromosome 6, NHGRI_mPanTro3-v2.0_pri, whole genome shotgun sequence genomic sequence caaactccacctcATGGTTCAACTGattttccagctaatttttgtatttttagtagagacagggtttcaccatgttggccaggttggtcttgaactcctgacctcaagtgatccacccactttggcctcccaaagtgctaggattacaggagtgagccaccacacccagccaatattttatttatctaaaagCACTGGATGGAAAATTGATGATATGTCTGATGCAAGGAAGATAAATTGGGAGTGAAATTCTGTAAAAAGCAAGCAAAGTGCTGTACACACATCAACAGAGATGGCAactctgggaaagaaaaaaggcagccTGTAGAAATCACCTAAAATGCTCAGTGTCCACAAGTGATACAAAAGTTCATTAAAATGGTAAGAACAATCAAACCACACGTAATAAAAAGGCAGACATGACAACCTAAGAAAGCATCTGGTGTTTGACGCTGAGGAGCACCTTGCATGGCCAGTTACTCTCGTCCTCCCTCAGCTCTCACCTCTGCTTCTCCACCTACTGTTCCACCTTGGCCAGGTACTGCCTGTAGTCTTCTTGGcaggccccagccctgcctctctggagcagctgggcatCCAGGAAGAGGTCATTGCTGTAGAAGGAGCCCTCTcgctccctccccagcctctcgaTCACAGCCAGGAGCTCTgcctgctgctgcctctgctccTCCCCGGCAGCCGGGTTGTTGAAGGCACAGTACCTTCTCTCACATTCCTGCAGGTCCTTCAGGCTGAGGTTGTCCATGTTTGCTACATAGTCATCCAGGGCCTGGCTCCCTAAGTCCCCTTTGTGGGTGAAGAGGATGACCACATGTCTCATGACCCTGCCCCAAAAACCTCCTTCACCTTCCTGATGGCCACTGTGTCCTGAGCAGTGAAACGCCCAGCTGGATCACCAGAAGCAGCACATGGGGCCCGAGGGCAGAGAGCAGGTAGCAGTCCCCGATGTTCTTGTACAGCTCTTGAGTCTGGACCTTGGACTCAAAGATGGAGAGCATGTCGACCACCAGGACTTTCCTCCCATTCCATGTTCCTGTCTCCACCTGGCATGTCCTGGCTACTGACTGGGCCCCCAGCTTGCACTCAAACACAGGCTGGCCAAGGATGCTGTTCCCTGTGGTGCTTTTCCCACAGCCTGTTTTGCCCACCAGGAGGATCAGCAGCAGCAGTGATCCTGGAGCCAACCTGCCTTCTTCTCAGCCTGTGAGAGCGGGTGAAGAGTGAGGGTATAAAAACTGCATTCTGAGGAGGAGGTGCCAAAAGACAGAAGGCAAAGGCATCCAGAGGCACTGGCACCCTGGGTCAGTGAGGACCCCATAGCCCCGCTCCCATCACCTGACCCCAAGTACAGAGAATAGAGGGACTCACACAGTGTTTGTGGGATTACCCAGCTGGCCAGAGCTCCAGGGCTCTTTCCCTTTGGGACTGCTGAGCTCTGCCCCTTTCTGGCCTTCCCTCGATGCACTTCCCACCCTGAGGGCCTGGGCTGGGGCCGGCAGGAGGCCGTTTCCTCGGCCACTGCAAGGTCCATCTCatgttttcttcctctcccatCCCTGGCTGATCTTGATTTTTCACGATCACAGTTTTATTTGGAAAATCTTGTCCTCACTGAAAAGTAGATGGCAGCTAACAGCTTAATATGCTGTATTTCTGGGGGGGAAATGTGTTTTCCTTGTTGTGGGTGAATATAGTCTTGTGCCTTTCACTGCCAGGTGGGAAGTTTGCCCCCCAGTTCTGAGTCTACAACCCTTGATCTTTATAAGAACTTCACCAAGTGCAGTTCCCTTGCCTGTGCAGAAGGCACCTTCTCCACCCATTCGAAGCCGTTCTATTTTGTCCTAGAGGGGAAACCATACATGGATTGTTCACACTGGAGGCGGATGTGATATCCAACACAAAgcatcacattttacagatgaggaaattggggcaagaaaagaaaaccctgctGAGGTCACACATTACTTAAGGGATGAGCTGAGACTAACACCAGGTCTGCTGACTTCAGATATTCTCAGCAGTAGCCTGGATTTCCTGCTGAAGAACATACAGACAGCCCCAAAATGCACCACATGCTTGCATTTCCCAGCACCTGTATTTAACATACAGGCAGCCCAAAAGTGCACCACATGCCTGCGTTTCCCAGCACCTGTATTTAACATACAGGCAGCCCAAAAGTGCACCACATGCCTGCGTTTCCCAGCACCTGTATTTAACATACAGACAGCTCCAAAATGCGCCACATGCCTACGTTTCCCAGCACCTGTATTTAGCTAATGGGAGGCAGTGAATGGAAGGCAGGGAAGGCTGATGGATGCTGTCCACCCAGATCAAGAAAGTCAGCAGTTATTTCCAACTGAACATCTGGCTGTCATGGGTTCTTGTCCACTTTTAGGGTCTCAGGGCTGGTACCCAAACTACAGTGTGCCCGGCAAAGCATCCACCTTCAATAAACTCACAAAAGAAATTCTCCCCTACGTTTCCATGGTGATGGTGGTACAAagggtgaccaaccatcctgGTTGGCCCAGGTCTGAGAGGATTCCCTGATTGAAGGTCTTTCAGTGCTGAACTGGGAAAGTCCCAGACACACCAGGATGGGTTGTTTACCCCAAGAGTAGGAGATTGTCATGGGTCCAGGTTAGGGGTGGGGAGTAGGGGAGTGTACATCCAGTAATTGGAGAGAAGAACTGATTTGTTGGGCTCAGATCAATGCCTTATGCTACAGAGGAGGATTGGTGCTTCCCTATTCCTACCTCAAACAGACTCGGACCTCACTACCCCAGGGGCACTTCTTATCAAGCCCCCTCACCTCCTTGCATTGTTCCCTCCATACCTTTCCTTCTACCTCCTACGTCCAGTGCTCGGGTAGAAAATCCACCCAGGCCCCACAGAAGAATAACTTCTCAGGCTTCGCTACTATGAAAAACCCATACAACCCATTCCAGAGCAACATGAGGACCTTGCTGTGTGCAAAGTTTCAGTGAGTTGCCTTGTAACAGGCTCAAGGCATTAATGCTAAAAAGTGAGTCTCTAATTGCAGAATTGCAGAGCCTATGCCAGGTCaattgaaaaaatactttttggaCTGATGTCATGGTGCTTTAGGGGAAGAAGTTGGTGTTCCACGGGGCGTTGGTACTGAAGATGTGGTCCGGGTCACCCCTAGCTCTTTCCTACCCACCCAACCCTCCCGCGCCCaccttttccctctctcctctagCACAATGAAGCATGCAGGCCTGGGTGAAGGAATACCTCCTGACAACTCCGGGAATGATGGCTATGCTAATAATGGGTATAGTGCCtgtgaagaagaaaatgagacactCACTGAAAGTCTGAGAAGCAAAGTAACTGCTATAAAATCTTTTTCCATTGAAATAGGCCATGAAGTTAAAACCCAAAATAAATTATTAGCTGCAATGGATTCACAATTTGATTCTACAACTGGATTTCTAGGTAAAACTGTGGGCAAACTGGAGATTTTATCCATAAGGAGCCAAACAAAGCTGCTGTGCTCTACAAtgctgtttcatttatttgtctttttttgttatttattggatTAGTAAACTGAGGTGATGCAAGTAATTGTGAATTTGGAATTTGTTCCAACTTAATGGCTTGGCGTACAACTTTGGTAAAAATCGGCACCAAAACATTCCTAGTTTTCAAACACTATGGCATTTTCCATTGAAAATTGCTGCATGTTGCTTGTTTTATAAATCACATTAGATAATACAGTGCTCTTTGAAtattgtctgttttttatttttctttttattttaagttctgaggtacatgtgcaggatgtgcaggttagttacatgagtaaatgtgtgccgtggtggtttgctgagcctatcaacccatcaccatGCCACTTAATAGCCCGGCATGAATTAGCTATtcttcttgatgctctccctccccccaccccaccctcccctgacaggccccagtgtgtgttagtcccctccctgtgt encodes the following:
- the LOC107975988 gene encoding BET1 homolog, producing the protein MKHAGLGEGIPPDNSGNDGYANNGYSACEEENETLTESLRSKVTAIKSFSIEIGHEVKTQNKLLAAMDSQFDSTTGFLGKTVGKLEILSIRSQTKLLCSTMLFHLFVFFCYLLD